Within Myxocyprinus asiaticus isolate MX2 ecotype Aquarium Trade chromosome 18, UBuf_Myxa_2, whole genome shotgun sequence, the genomic segment AGTGTTAGTCTCTCAGCTTATTTTTTTAATGCGTGTCCATGAGTCAGAAATGAATTTGGTATGACATCATTATGTGTAAAAGCACTGAGGGTTTTTTGTGAATTGTTCTCTATTAGAAAgtgttacaaaaaaatattttctctaaCAGGTCTCAACTTTTATCATGATGTACAGAACCCACTGCCAGAGGATACTGGATACAGTCATACGTGCCAACTTTGATGAGGTAAGACAATTTATTTTCCAATCATGCATTTTGGAATTATTTCTTCTATTATGTGTTATCACAACTCTTATTTTATTTGCATGAACAGGTCCAGAGTTTCCTGTTGCACTTTTGGCAAGGCATGCCACCCCACATGCTGCCTGTCTTGGGCTCTTCCACAGTGGTGAACATAGTAGGTGTGTGTGACTCCATATTGTACAAGGCCATCTCAGGGGTGCTCATGCCCACAGTCCTCCAGGCTCTACCTGACAGGTTAGTCCCTACCATTTCTGCCTATCACTCTTGAAGAATTATGCAACTTGGATGCTTGATGATGTTGTGACACTTGAAATTGTTCCATTATGTTTTCTGTCCAAAACAAGGGTTGTTGTCATGCATGCCTCTCTGGAACATTTGAGAACCTGTTAAAGTCACCATGAACCAGTGCATGCAACCTATTTAACTACAAAGTAATTTTGAGTAAAATAGGATATTCAACAAGGAAAAAATTTAGGGAGGAACTTGTATTTATCCAATGGGAATTGATTGACGTTGTCTTGATATAAatacttggtaacactttacaataaggttccatttgttaacatcagttaacaacagaagttaacatgaactaacaatgaacaattcttttacagcatttatttatcttagttcatgttattttcaacatttagtaatacatttttaaaatcaaaaattttatatgttaacattagttaaagggatagttcacccaaaaatgaaaattctcatcatttactcaccctcatgccatcccatatgtgtattaTCTTCTtggttctgttgaacacaaatgaagatttttagaagaatatttcagctctataagtccatacaatgcatgtgaatggtggccagaactttgaaggtccaaaaagcacataaagacagcataatagtaatagtaaaatagtaaatagtaaaacttcagtggttcaatccatgtcttcagaagcgatatgataagtgtgggtaagaaacagatgaaCATTTATGTTcgattttactataaattctccacctgcccagtatgtggcgatatgcacaaagaatgtgaatcaccaaaaacaaactaaaaagaatgtgaaagtagagatttagagtaataagggcttaaatattgatctgtttctcacatatcGCTTTCATATGTTTCTCAAAGACATACATGtcttagatggcatgagtgtgagtaaaggatgagagaattttcattttgggtgaactatccctttaatccactatgaactaacaatgaacaattgtatttttattaactaacattaacaaagattaataaatgctgtataaaatatattgttggttgttagttcatgatacctattgcatttactaatgtaaatgaattaaaaattattgttaagtgttaccaaatattctTTGAGACTACGAAtacaaatctatttttttttttacttgtattaaggagtgaattttgatttcatgttgacttttagcACCTAACACCTAAATGGATATTATATTTTACATCCAACATCAACAGACACCTGTTGATGAACCCCTAACCATTCCACCAAGAGCAATTTTCCCTTTACTCATTTACATTTGTATTCAAGCTAAATAAATACCATCCTTTCCACAGAGATGAAAGACCATAACTAGCATTACCTGACTATCGAGAGTTAATTAACCACGGGAATGTAATACCACACCTTTTGAGATATCTATCTTTTGTACTTATAATTATACTGCCAGAAGCTTTCCTGTCAATGATGCATGAATACTTTTTTAATTACACAAGACAAATAGTCATAAATTGTAAATCTTAGACATTTACGTCAGAGTGTCTTTTCAAACGATACTGAAGTACTTATGGAATGTTTTCATGTTCTTGTTTGTGTATTCCAATAATGTAGCCTCACTCAGGTGATCAGGAAGTTTGCCAAGCAGCTGGATGAGTGGCTGAAGGTGGCACTACATGACCTACCCGAGAACTTGCGCAACATAAAGTTTGAATGTAGGTgccaatcagtgttgggtgtaattcagttacaaagtaattagttactgtaatgtaattattattaatcaaaaaaaagtagtgtaatgcattagattgtaatcagataacagttactgactttcagttaatttgattacttttaaatacattatagggttatgcttatttataatatatcatttatttttgtacagTACATGAATTATGGCCACATAACGAGTCACTGTGAagaagaaatgtgaggtgctgagtgtatgataatgaacaagaaagaaatatagacattattttgaatgtgttgagtggaaaagtgttttagaaactaatttaaaagtaaattaattagtaatgtgaatacttttcccagttaagtaattagtaaagtaatgttaattaaataattaGTTATTTGGAGTGAATTACTAATTTGAAATAACTTACCCATCACTGGTGCCAATATACTCAATACTCGCACAAACATTGAGCATTTGAATTTTGCTGATATTGCAAAGCTGTTTTCACACAAAGACTTTGTTTTCCCCAGTGTCAAGACGATTTTCCCAGATACTTAAACGACAAACATCATTAAACCATCTCTGCCAGGTAAACAACAATTTTGATGTATAAAACTCTTTCTCCTCTACCCTTTTCACACAATGAAGGGTCCTCTGTAATGTTTTCACAAATTTACAGGATCAGTAATAGTCCAGGCCAGAATTACAATTTAATTCAACACACTTGCTCTTGCAGGCCTCTCGAACAGTGATCCACAGTGCAGACATCACCTTTCAGATGTTGGAGGACTGGAGGAATGTAGACCTCAACAGCATCACTAAACAGACTCTTTATACAATGGAAGAATCCAGAGAAGACCAGAGAAGACTTATCATCCAATGTAAGGGGCAGTCTGATATTCAGTATGATGTGGGCTCTCTAAAATTTGGCCTTCCACTAGTCTtgcgtagccagacctttgactacgGCATAGGTCTGGGGTCTGTAGCAGATTCAGTTGGCCAAGAACCGCACATATAGACAGTAAAATCCATCTAATTTACATGTtaagtgaccaatcacagttggTTGTGTCATTTCAGGGTTTTTAGGAACGGGGTAATCGGAGATGTATCATGTCATAATAAAAGACTGACATGGGtgcaaatataatttatataatggcgCATGAGTCTCCATGAGCgactgcacagaaaacacatgggaGAATAGCAGAGAATGTGtagagagtctaagtacagcacagaaaacctcatcacagaatttcacagacataactaaagtAAATAAAGCAGAAAATGATGCTCTGCTCGTGGATATTCACTTTACCTCCTGCTACGTGCCATGAAACGAAacactgaatatctttaaaagattgcCTGGcaaacctggcaaacttgggcaaattctgtgattattgtgtcctcaaaagcactcattcTATCAACTCGAAACCTTGTGAGCACAACTCGGCTTCCAGGAGGACTGATAAACCATCCTGTGTGTTCTACTCATGGAAATTCCATCGAACCAGcaaatcagatttgcgctgaGTTGATCAAGAaagcgttttccagttttgtgtgctatgtgcatCAGACGCTTAGAGAACGGACTGTGGCtatgccatctgaggctgagactagtcttccactgatGCATTTCAGGATAGGATTTGAATTGGAAAAAGTATCAGATAAGACTTAGTTGGAAGGTATTTCTGGACAGATTCTGAATTATTAATCTAATGTCAATGCCTTTAGCAAGAATTTGTGAAGTGTGCTTATAGTTTGTTCATTGATGCAGCTTTACATGCAGCGATGTGGTGAAACACCCGCTGGTTGATGTTTTGCACCAGTTAGATCTCACACAGTAGCAGTCAACCAGCACTGAATCATTCCCACGATCATGAGTGCTGAGTTTTAACCACAGACACTGAGAGGTGAACCCTCACAGTTTGACACCCTGAAGAGCAATTCAAATTCATTTTAGCATCAAACCCTCACATGACTGATCGGGTCATAGTTCAAAGATTCAGTCATGTCATCCTCAGAAGAGATTAATCCTCTGTCCTCTTGTTATTTTCTCCCCTAACTCAGAGAATATATTGTTAATCTGTCCATTTTCTtctgtgtttctttttttaagtgtatCAAGAATTTGACAGGCTACTGGAGGATCAGTCGCCCATTGAAGCCTACATTGAGTGGCTGGACTCTATGGTGGATAGATGTGTCATAAGGGTCAGTACACAGTCCATTAAATGaattttcttctttgtttacAGTCTTTGTTAAGATGAATATGATAGTTAGATAACTAGATATCTCATTGTCTAGAAAAGATGGTTAGATAAAACAACTTTTTGAACTGGCCGATGATAAACTGCCTTTAATTCTTTTTCCATTCCTATAAGTGTTTGTGACTAAATCTAACCTGAGATAATACATTTCATGAATTGTCATACATTTCTACTCTAGCCCTTGTCAAGCACTGTTTGTGTGTCCTTCCAAGTCAAACTAAGTCTGCAGGTGTCCAACCCTGTAACTCTAAAGGCCATCACAACATACTTAAGACTGTTTGTGATTCAATTCCCCAACTTAATGATGTCTGATGTCTTCATGGCCCCTTTTTGCACCCATTATAGTCCAGATATGGGCTTGTAAATCTAGTTGCCATGGGAACTTCTACTACCTACCAGACAGTAGTTCAATGGGAGGGTATTTTCCTAAGGGCAAATCAAATAGTTGACTTGTTGACATGTTTTTCGTTCTTGGGGGTTAGACCCCAGTATGGACCCAAAGGTTAAAGCTCCTCTGCCTTGCCACAGGCTTTTCTCAtggtaatattcctttaaggtggtGGGGAAGAGACCCGGATTCCTGAAGAGGTTAGCACAGCAGTTCCTGCTCATGTGGTCGTGTTTCGGGACCAGGGTTATCCGGGATATGACGCTGCATAGCGCACCTAGCTTTGGTGAGTCAGGCAAAGCTGCAACGTTCTGTTACAACCATCTAGTCATGTCGAGTAGATATTTAACTCGAGCAtgactgatgtgtgcatttttcatttcccttttgattagtagcacctaataaacaaacaaacaaacaaacaaacaaacaaaaaaaaattctagagcaaatagttttcctaaaaactgatgtccACTTATGTGGGCAGCgggactaatttgtgaaattttaaataaaaccaagcaaatagaaagtcagatttttttcatcaaattgttttattaagttttcaggagtgttggctttgagacgttacagacattacatcaaaaattagcataataaattattattcaaagtaatggccagcatcatccaatcactgccaaccatgttaaaataaaatgatacattataaattctgaatctatgtactcattatcattgtcccatgtctaacAAAcacgttgagtggtccaaacatcatctgcagcctgatactgaacttttggtcggattttaggagaatgtacttagctgcatagagagctaatatgatgctcccttgctctctatttagtgaatgacataaacttgtctgtctgcactggtctcagaacagttcgaaatgcaccttgtTTTCAACCTACATCTATaactttttcagcttttggatgaaccaatttattctcaatgtgaaaatgcacagtgaatataggagtGCATTTACtattgttaatgaaaaaaaacatattgtacagtgatataaaaataaaatataacaacatttatattaaaataaactgaaataacccacagatgttttaattttgaaagatattcaaaataactaacacgtttttttcaacttttgagggaataatgtcccaaaatacaTGCATGTGGATgcaggtcgcacaaggttaatagATAGACTAACAAGTGATTATTCAGGAGATGGAACCTAATACTTAATTTTACATCAAGGATATCCCCTTTTTTTAAAAGGTTGAATATTGTATGTCATATGGGTTCGAAAAACACAaggatgacagaactttcatttttgggtgaactatccctttaaataaaaatttctcAATCCACAACAGTCAAGTCGAGTAAGATGGCAGCTTGGATAACTCTTGGCTTACACCACCTAGCTGTCCAGGGCAAAGTAACTGAAAGAAGGGCTATAAAAGAGGTAAAGGCCCCCTCCGTACCAGCTCTGTCTGTGAATATCAAAGGCACAGCTGGTCGCTGTGTTTCGATAATGCAGCtctcagtaaaaaaaacaacaaaaaaacccccAGCTAATTAACAAAGGCTAACCCCACCAAGTGTTTCCCCCTTCTTCCCATTTTATGACCAGGCAGTATTGCGCCCAGTCCGCTGAATAGCCGCAATGTTTATTATGCACATAGTGGCTGGAGTTACTAACACAATACGAGGACTGTGCCATGCACCTTGTGAATTCTTTCCCCCTCTCATTCAGAACATGGACTCAAAGCATCATATGCTCCAGTAACTCTatagactttatggttagacTCTGTTGATGCTGCAAGTATGGTTGACTCAATGCTGAGCTCTTATCATTTAAATGTGCAACATCAAAAcaatttgttcatttaaagctcCCAAAGGTTtgaattcaaattacatttaaaggtgctatatgtaatatttgtactaaatcataaaatgaccataatatgtcgtTAGAgtattaggaaacatgctaagttgaaatactggcttctccaataacaatgctacagccagtatattctactttgaagtttccattccgggcagaatttctgtttatgttttggcctgtgtgatcccgcccactgcccactcaccaatagtatttcgacaccgccaggtagccagatttgaacaagtttgcaggcaaacaacactgcgtgctgcagccatggaagccagcaaatgaactggatcagagataacggATTCCATCCGACCTAAAAAGcttcgccatccatctaaaaaccaccagaggcgtagtaaaacaaggataaatattggagatatctttggaagatggagacagcttaaagcatggaaatcctttaaaatgaatgctgagttggctaattctagcaacctgcatgagcttcaagtctggggcggggcagacaactctccaatattttgaatttggactacagtacccatttcaaacacttgttgtcaatcttacatatagcacctttaatctcTCGCTAATGCGTTGTTGGACTAGATGTTTAAAAACTCCATAAATGTATTAATGCAATACTTGTTTTGGACAGGAGATTTTTTGAATTGGCAGGATATATTGTTACTTTTAATGGTAATGGGATATTTTGCATTTATAGGGTCATTCCACTTGATTCACCTCATGTTTGATGACTATGTGCTGTACCTACTTGAGTCTCTGCACTGCCAAGAGAGAGCCAATGAACTGATGAGGGCTATGAAAGGAGAGGGCACACCAGGTAAGACTGATTTGATACCAGCAATAGGCAAatcaaccctgctgaaaagaccatcttagaccaAAATTAATATCCATGCTGGTCCACTCTGGTTTATGCTCTTGTGCTCATGATCTTTCTGGCATAGCCAACTTGTcccccttttaaaaaataaatataaaatagacaatagtttttagttacgtcacagccatgaaccatgatttgccaCTTGCTAGTCTGTTGCAGGTGGtgttagggggagggacattctcattctatgGATCATCTGATTGGACAGAAATCTGCGTAGTGCAGGCTGAGtcatcaatttttattttattttcaatttaaattttaaatgagtttatctggtaaatgttaattttgtcaacattgAAGAGTACAGTAGCGTTAGcaatgacctcaaagctaacacatggattaaaagccacaaaactctcattttgatttcatgggtctTTAAGATGCCTGGTGGGGATCCAAAACATAAAATATGCttctgtaaccggtcctgctcatcCTGCTCTGAGCGGGACTCGAACTGGCATCAGCTGTAATGTGAGGCTTGCACACTAACAATGAGGCTAAAGGCATCAGCCCTTTGCAtgcctcttgaggccaagggagggaggtttacacataccagaCAGcaatcacataccagctggctcccgttacactcaccaccctaaacctcactcccatctaggtcacggcaccactgtaaccggccCTGCTCGACTCAatccgagcgggatttgaaccggtaTCAgcaggcatgggaggcgggcatgctaacaaggaggctaaaggctacagcccctagcatcagtcgctagtgtgcctctggtagccaggggagtgaggtttatacatactgcacagctatcttgTAACAGCTGGCTCCCTTTACACTTCTGACCCACCATGCTCAAGAGGGAAAATCTGAAATACTGACACAGAAGTTTGATAACTTTGGctcaacaaaatgtttttttgtgttttttgtttttttatctattACAGCAGATACTGGGGAAGAGTTAATGCTGATGAGCTCCACTCCCACATCATCGTCACCTGGACCATACTCTCCTGCCAAATCCGTTCCCTCAGTGGGAGTACCGGCAACATGTTCCCCCAGTTCAGCCCAGTCTCCAGAGTATACCGGCACATCTACTACCACAGGTAAAAGGAGCTGAGCtgtaaaattaaaggaatagttcacccaaaaatgtacattttgtcatcatttactcactctcatattgttccaaacccatatgactttccttcttccatggaacactaaaggacatgttaggcagaatgttagtgactgacagcctcagtcactattcacttttattgcacctttttccatacaataaaagtgattggtgACCTAAATTTCCTTTGcgatccacagaagaaagaacgtcatgcAGATTTGGAATATGTCAGaaaattttttcatgttttagtgaactcttttttatttattttgtggaactaaCTCTAAACTGACTATAAAACCCAAATCACATTGCCATCACAGAAATATACTCAGTATGAAGGCTCACATTTAGCACTACAATTAACACTGCCCCATTCCATGCATCACTTAAACCTGAATCCTACAGTTTCTCTGTATATTTATGTCTGTGTATGTGCCAGGAGCTGTTCAGTCATATACCTGGTCCCTTACATACACAGTGACAACCTCAGGTGGCAGTCCACCCGAGAGCGGACCCCAGCTTTCCTGCATGCGAGGCGGACCCCCTGTACACACCCCCTCCTCTGCCCACAGGATGCCAGTTTACCCCCATCGGGATGAGCATGGGTGAGCTGCTGAAACAACCACGTCATGATTAGGAATTCATTTATCTATTGAAATAACGTGTGGACTAGTTGTTTGTTATGAAATGTTTCTAAAAGTTTGTATTCTGACTGTACCTTTTCTCCAGGTATACTGGCAGCTATAATTATAGCAGCTATGCAAACCAGCACCATCATGCAATTCAGAGTCAGTACTCCAGTTTGACCCACGAACCAGGGCTGCACACCCCTCTGCACTATTCTTCATACCACCGTACCTCTGCACAGGTCAGGCTTCTTTCACCCAACATACTAAAAACATGGGTCTCACAATATCATTTGAATGTTTCACTATTTATTATTGTTGGTCAGTATGGGTATACCCTATGACCAATTCTTAAACTTTTAGATTTGGCCTCCCccaatcttgaatatttggtAATATCCTTGGGTTATTCACATGAGCACACAAGTTTtatcataaaatgtataattatggAATTTAGTGGGTAACGTCCTAAATTTCATACCTCTGGGTCTGGAAAGAGGTTTAAAGAAGTTAATTAAAGGCATTTGCAATTCTGTGCATGAAAAACAATGTTAATTTGTCTTTCAAACTGCttgtttcacaatacacattttatAATCAACTATACTGGCCTAATAACAGATTTACAAAAGTGTGTATTCCCCAGTATTTAGGGTGGAAGTGTATTCCATCCCTGTCTTTTTCAGGGTTTGTAACTGAGAGAAGAATGCAAGTATGTATGTGAATGGTGGTCGATGCATTacagacatttgcatctgaaatGTTCTGGTAACTGTGATCCACAGAGGTCTATGGATAAAGAATTCTTCCTTACCTTGGGAATACAGGCTTAACTCCCCCTGATCAGAATTACTGGTCATTTAGCATATGTATTTTAATACATAAGTATATTCAactctgaataataataataaaaaaagatagcTCAGTTAATTGTCTTTGTTAAACCTCTAGACAACTCTTGGGTTAAACTGTAACTCTACTTAAAAGCTGAATCTCAAAATGCCAAAGCAGTTACCATCTTTTGAAAgaatctgacaaaaaaaaaaaaaaaagaaaagaaaagaaaagaaaaaaaaaaggcttgggCAGTTTAAAGGCTTGGGCAGTTTGAAAAGAGTTGTACTGTTTGAAAGCTATGTAATtttcaatagaagtctatgggatttattTTATTGTCAGCTACATGAAAATCTTATGTTGAATCACTTAAAAATATAAAGTACGCTGAGGgaatagcttgaaagctctaggagttacAGTTTTAATTGGTCTTGcgatgatctaatcagccaatcatgttgcagcattgcaatgcataaaatcatgcatatacgggtcagaagcttcagttaatgttcacatcaaccatcagaatggggaaaacatgtgatcttagtgattttgatgtggcatgactgttggtgccagacaggtttgagtatttctgtaactcctgggatttttaagCACAACAGTCTGTTGAGTTTactgagaatggtgccaaaaacaaaaaacacccagtgagcggcAGGTCTGTGGATGGGAAGCGCCTTGTTGATTAAAGAAGTCAATGGAGAATgaacagactggtttgagctgacagaaaggctacggtaactcagattaccactctgtacaattgtaatgagtcgaatagcatctcagaatgcacaacacgtcgaaccttgaggcagatggtctacaacagcaaaagaccacgtcgggcactttattaggaccaaagtgttcctaataaagtgctcagtgagtttatacTAGCTACTGTATACCTGGAAGAACTTGCAACTGCAATTTACTAAACAGCTTGTATTGTGCTAAAATATTGCCAAACATGATTGcatagggcccccatatgctcagaaacggcacTGACCATTGAGTTGTCTTTATATTGGTGGTGACAGATGGAGTATGGctgaattaaactgtttggctGAGGTTGTTGATGGAGAGGAGGAGGTCTGCATCACATATATTGAAAGCCAAAGCAGGTGTGATGATCATTTCCTGTCAAGAGCTCTCTGCCCCAGCCTGCCTTTAT encodes:
- the LOC127456227 gene encoding transcription factor RFX4-like isoform X1, whose product is MHCGLLEEPDMDSTESWIERCLNESDSKRVSSHTSIGNMSNDENEEKENNRASKPHSTPATLQWLEENYEITEGVCIPRSALYMHYLDFCEKHDSQPVNAASFGKIIRQQFPQLTTRRLGTRGQSKYHYYGIAVKEGSQYYDVMYSKKGAAWVNETGKKEVTKQTVAYSPRSKLGTLLPDFPNVKDLNLPTSLPEEKVSTFIMMYRTHCQRILDTVIRANFDEVQSFLLHFWQGMPPHMLPVLGSSTVVNIVGVCDSILYKAISGVLMPTVLQALPDSLTQVIRKFAKQLDEWLKVALHDLPENLRNIKFELSRRFSQILKRQTSLNHLCQASRTVIHSADITFQMLEDWRNVDLNSITKQTLYTMEESREDQRRLIIQLYQEFDRLLEDQSPIEAYIEWLDSMVDRCVIRVVGKRPGFLKRLAQQFLLMWSCFGTRVIRDMTLHSAPSFGSFHLIHLMFDDYVLYLLESLHCQERANELMRAMKGEGTPADTGEELMLMSSTPTSSSPGPYSPAKSVPSVGVPATCSPSSAQSPEYTGTSTTTGAVQSYTWSLTYTVTTSGGSPPESGPQLSCMRGGPPVHTPSSAHRMPVYPHRDEHGYTGSYNYSSYANQHHHAIQSQYSSLTHEPGLHTPLHYSSYHRTSAQYPLNSQVSRMESCLMSGSPLLHSSPVTPRWPDVPSANSCYSSPPVHTARYGSTGDMYSPLAPRRNSEYEHAQHFPGFAYINGEATTGWAK
- the LOC127456227 gene encoding transcription factor RFX4-like isoform X2 — its product is MHCGLLEEPDMDSTESWIERCLNESDSKRVSSHTSIGNMSNDENEEKENNRASKPHSTPATLQWLEENYEITEGVCIPRSALYMHYLDFCEKHDSQPVNAASFGKIIRQQFPQLTTRRLGTRGQSKYHYYGIAVKEGSQYYDVMYSKKGAAWVNETGKKEVTKQTVAYSPRSKLGTLLPDFPNVKDLNLPTSLPEEKVSTFIMMYRTHCQRILDTVIRANFDEVQSFLLHFWQGMPPHMLPVLGSSTVVNIVGVCDSILYKAISGVLMPTVLQALPDSLTQVIRKFAKQLDEWLKVALHDLPENLRNIKFELSRRFSQILKRQTSLNHLCQASRTVIHSADITFQMLEDWRNVDLNSITKQTLYTMEESREDQRRLIIQLYQEFDRLLEDQSPIEAYIEWLDSMVDRCVIRVVGKRPGFLKRLAQQFLLMWSCFGTRVIRDMTLHSAPSFGSFHLIHLMFDDYVLYLLESLHCQERANELMRAMKGEGTPDTGEELMLMSSTPTSSSPGPYSPAKSVPSVGVPATCSPSSAQSPEYTGTSTTTGAVQSYTWSLTYTVTTSGGSPPESGPQLSCMRGGPPVHTPSSAHRMPVYPHRDEHGYTGSYNYSSYANQHHHAIQSQYSSLTHEPGLHTPLHYSSYHRTSAQYPLNSQVSRMESCLMSGSPLLHSSPVTPRWPDVPSANSCYSSPPVHTARYGSTGDMYSPLAPRRNSEYEHAQHFPGFAYINGEATTGWAK
- the LOC127456227 gene encoding transcription factor RFX4-like isoform X3; this encodes MHCGLLEEPDMDSTESWIERCLNESDSKRVSSHTSIGNMSNDENEEKENNRASKPHSTPATLQWLEENYEITEGVCIPRSALYMHYLDFCEKHDSQPVNAASFGKIIRQQFPQLTTRRLGTRGQSKYHYYGIAVKEGSQYYDVMYSKKGAAWVNETGKKEVTKQTVAYSPRSKLGTLLPDFPNVKDLNLPTSLPEEKVSTFIMMYRTHCQRILDTVIRANFDEVQSFLLHFWQGMPPHMLPVLGSSTVVNIVGVCDSILYKAISGVLMPTVLQALPDSLTQVIRKFAKQLDEWLKVALHDLPENLRNIKFELSRRFSQILKRQTSLNHLCQASRTVIHSADITFQMLEDWRNVDLNSITKQTLYTMEESREDQRRLIIQLYQEFDRLLEDQSPIEAYIEWLDSMVDRCVIRVVGKRPGFLKRLAQQFLLMWSCFGTRVIRDMTLHSAPSFGSFHLIHLMFDDYVLYLLESLHCQERANELMRAMKGEGTPADTGEELMLMSSTPTSSSPGPYSPAKSVPSVGVPATCSPSSAQSPEYTGTSTTTVTTSGGSPPESGPQLSCMRGGPPVHTPSSAHRMPVYPHRDEHGYTGSYNYSSYANQHHHAIQSQYSSLTHEPGLHTPLHYSSYHRTSAQYPLNSQVSRMESCLMSGSPLLHSSPVTPRWPDVPSANSCYSSPPVHTARYGSTGDMYSPLAPRRNSEYEHAQHFPGFAYINGEATTGWAK